The Brasilonema sennae CENA114 genome includes a region encoding these proteins:
- a CDS encoding DEAD/DEAH box helicase yields MAILHGTWLRQNQGCLFVWGETWRTLGTNSSKSPLSDVSIHPLAMTPLELIEWLDSRNISIVKIPHPKRVETSQTKSLKNGKTPKAASTADVSLPTHELVVALPTYILENTQDATVEIFPAHSATLDSPNKTPQYLQPWLVEGFCLNPEEAIKFLTSLPLSVPNGEDNFLGGDLHFWVQVARWSLDLISRGKFLPTIQRQSDNSTVAKWQALLDSAQDGTRLEKFSQLMPLACRTYQQNFQFGEDEEAKSSSSVHINLPPEPQELLLGFLNSTIDAQVRAMVGSQPLLETRVMASLPTTVRQWLNSLTAASNTVSADPFGVQRLETVLKAWTMPLQYQMAGNNQFRTCFVLRSPESGGQTHWTLAYFLQAADDSNFLIDGTTIWNHPLEKFVYQNRTIEQPQETFLRGLGLASRLYPQIAASLETPYPQFCHLNPIQAYEFIKSVAWRFEDSGLGVILPPSLENREGWANRLGLKVTAQTSKKKQERLGLESLLNFKWELAIGGQTISKAEFDRLVALNSPLVEINGEWVELRSQDIKTAQTFFASRKEQMALSLEDALRISTGDTQTIEKLPVVSFEASGALQELISALTNNKAVEPLPTPTSFQGKLRPYQERGMAWLSFLERWGLGACLADDMGLGKTVQFIAFLLHLKEQETLEKPTLLVCPTSVLGNWEREVKKFAPTLKVMQYHGDKRPKGKTFVEAVNKHDIVITSYPLIHRDLKSLQSVSWQIIVLDEAQNVKNSDAKQSQAVRQIESTFRIALTGTPVENRLQELWSILDFLNPGYLGNKQFFQRRFAIPIEKYGDAASLNQLRSLAQPFILRRLKTDRSIIQDLPEKQEMTVFCGLSAQQAQLYQKAVEESLAEIEEAEGLQRRGMILALLIKLKQICNHPSHYLKQDTLEQYHSGKLQRLQEMLEIVVASGDAPAGSRPRGDRALIFTQFAEWGKLLKPYLEKQLGREILFLYGSTQKKQREEMVDRFQHDPQGPPIMILSLKAGGVGLNLTRANHVFHFDRWWNPAVENQATDRVFRIGQTRNVQVHKFISTGTLEEKIHDMIESKKQLAEQVVGAGENWLTELDTDQLRNLLILDRSAIIDEETE; encoded by the coding sequence ATGGCAATTCTACACGGTACTTGGTTAAGACAAAATCAGGGTTGTTTATTTGTTTGGGGAGAGACTTGGCGAACTCTTGGGACAAATTCTAGTAAGAGTCCATTGAGTGATGTATCAATACATCCTCTGGCAATGACGCCATTAGAGTTAATCGAGTGGCTGGATTCACGTAACATTTCAATTGTTAAAATACCGCACCCCAAACGTGTAGAGACGTCACAGACAAAATCTCTCAAAAATGGGAAAACGCCCAAAGCAGCCAGTACTGCCGATGTGAGTTTGCCAACACACGAACTCGTGGTTGCCCTACCAACTTATATTTTAGAAAATACTCAGGACGCAACAGTTGAAATCTTTCCAGCGCATTCAGCCACATTAGATTCACCAAACAAAACTCCCCAGTACTTACAACCGTGGCTTGTTGAAGGTTTTTGCCTCAACCCCGAAGAGGCGATAAAATTCCTGACTTCGTTACCTCTGAGTGTTCCTAATGGTGAAGATAATTTTTTGGGAGGAGATTTACACTTTTGGGTGCAGGTTGCCCGCTGGAGTTTGGATCTGATTTCGCGTGGTAAGTTTTTGCCGACAATTCAACGCCAAAGCGATAATTCTACAGTGGCGAAATGGCAAGCACTTCTAGATAGCGCCCAAGATGGAACTCGTTTAGAAAAATTTTCTCAATTGATGCCATTGGCTTGTCGCACTTATCAGCAAAATTTCCAATTCGGGGAAGATGAGGAGGCAAAATCCTCCTCATCTGTTCACATAAACTTGCCACCCGAACCCCAAGAATTACTGCTGGGATTTCTTAACAGTACAATAGATGCTCAAGTACGAGCGATGGTGGGTTCCCAACCTCTGTTAGAGACCAGAGTGATGGCGTCTTTACCAACGACGGTGCGACAGTGGTTAAATTCTCTGACGGCTGCATCTAACACAGTTAGCGCTGATCCTTTTGGAGTGCAACGATTAGAGACGGTGTTGAAAGCTTGGACTATGCCCTTGCAATACCAAATGGCGGGGAACAACCAGTTTCGTACCTGTTTCGTATTGCGTTCTCCAGAGTCAGGGGGACAGACTCATTGGACTTTAGCTTATTTCCTCCAAGCTGCTGATGATTCCAATTTTCTCATAGACGGAACAACAATTTGGAACCACCCTTTAGAAAAATTTGTTTACCAAAATCGAACAATTGAACAACCACAAGAGACATTTTTACGCGGTTTGGGATTAGCTTCACGATTGTATCCACAAATTGCAGCCAGCTTAGAAACTCCGTATCCTCAATTTTGCCACCTCAACCCAATTCAAGCTTATGAGTTTATCAAGTCTGTAGCATGGCGGTTTGAAGATAGTGGTTTGGGTGTAATTTTACCGCCTAGTTTAGAGAACCGCGAAGGATGGGCAAATCGTTTGGGTTTGAAAGTTACTGCCCAAACATCTAAGAAAAAGCAAGAACGTTTAGGTTTGGAAAGTTTGTTGAATTTCAAGTGGGAATTGGCGATTGGTGGACAGACAATTTCCAAAGCAGAATTTGATAGGTTGGTGGCGTTGAATAGCCCATTGGTAGAAATTAATGGCGAGTGGGTGGAATTGCGATCGCAAGATATCAAAACAGCACAAACCTTTTTCGCTTCTCGTAAAGAACAAATGGCGCTGTCATTGGAAGATGCTTTGCGTATCAGTACAGGAGACACTCAGACGATTGAAAAATTACCAGTTGTTAGCTTTGAGGCGTCTGGGGCATTACAGGAATTGATCTCTGCCTTGACGAATAACAAAGCAGTTGAACCCTTGCCCACACCTACCAGCTTCCAGGGAAAATTACGACCTTATCAAGAACGTGGGATGGCGTGGCTTTCCTTTTTGGAACGTTGGGGCTTGGGTGCATGTCTGGCGGACGATATGGGACTTGGCAAGACCGTGCAGTTCATCGCCTTCCTCTTACACTTAAAAGAACAAGAAACACTCGAAAAACCCACACTACTTGTTTGCCCAACTTCAGTTTTAGGAAACTGGGAAAGAGAAGTTAAAAAATTTGCTCCAACGCTAAAAGTGATGCAATATCACGGTGACAAGCGCCCTAAAGGTAAGACGTTTGTAGAAGCAGTCAATAAGCATGATATAGTCATCACTAGTTACCCGCTCATTCACCGTGATCTCAAATCATTGCAGAGCGTTTCTTGGCAAATCATCGTTTTAGATGAAGCACAAAATGTCAAAAATTCAGATGCAAAACAGTCACAGGCGGTACGACAAATAGAATCTACATTTAGGATTGCTCTTACGGGAACACCAGTAGAAAATAGATTGCAAGAACTCTGGTCGATTTTGGATTTCCTAAATCCTGGTTATTTGGGAAATAAGCAGTTTTTTCAGCGGCGTTTTGCAATACCAATTGAGAAGTATGGTGATGCGGCTTCGTTGAATCAATTGCGTTCATTAGCTCAACCTTTTATTCTACGTCGTCTGAAAACTGACCGCAGCATTATTCAAGATTTACCAGAGAAGCAGGAAATGACTGTGTTTTGTGGTCTGAGTGCCCAGCAAGCTCAACTGTATCAGAAAGCTGTGGAAGAGTCTCTAGCTGAGATTGAAGAAGCTGAGGGTTTGCAACGCAGAGGCATGATTTTAGCTTTACTCATCAAACTAAAACAAATCTGCAATCACCCATCGCATTACTTGAAGCAAGACACATTGGAACAATATCATTCTGGGAAACTCCAGCGCTTGCAGGAAATGTTGGAGATAGTTGTCGCAAGTGGCGATGCTCCAGCAGGGAGCCGCCCAAGGGGCGATCGCGCTTTAATTTTCACTCAGTTCGCAGAGTGGGGTAAGTTACTCAAACCATATCTGGAAAAACAGCTAGGACGAGAAATTCTGTTCTTATACGGTAGTACTCAGAAAAAACAACGTGAGGAAATGGTGGATCGTTTCCAACACGATCCTCAAGGACCACCAATTATGATTTTATCCCTGAAAGCTGGTGGTGTAGGATTAAATTTAACACGAGCCAATCATGTTTTCCACTTTGACAGATGGTGGAACCCAGCAGTAGAAAATCAGGCGACAGATAGAGTTTTTCGTATTGGTCAAACCCGCAATGTCCAAGTTCATAAATTTATTTCAACTGGCACTTTAGAAGAAAAAATTCATGACATGATTGAAAGTAAAAAACAACTTGCCGAACAAGTTGTTGGTGCAGGTGAAAATTGGCTGACAGAACTAGACACAGACCAACTTCGCAACTTGCTCATACTTGACCGGAGTGCAATTATAGATGAGGAAACCGAATGA
- a CDS encoding polyribonucleotide nucleotidyltransferase, whose protein sequence is MGEFEKSISFDGRDIRLKVGHLAPQAGGSVLIESGDTTVLVTATRSQAREGIDFLPLTVDYEERLYAAGRIPGGIMRREGRPPEKTTLTSRLIDRPLRPLFPSWLRDDLQIVALTLSMDELVPPDVLAVTGASIATLMAKIPFNGPMAAVRVGLVGDDFIINPTYAEIQAGDLDLIVAGSPEGVIMVEAGANQLSERDIIEAIEFGYEAVQDLIRAQQDLMAEIGIEIPHEEPPEVDSTLENYIRDRAVVEIKEILSQFDFDKTQRDTALDAVKESIKAAIAELSEEDSVRVAALANSKALDNTFKDLTKKLMRRQIIEDNVRVDGRKLDEVRPVSCDVDILPKRVHGSGLFNRGLTQVLSACTLGTPGDAQSLADDLQQDQHKRYLHHYNFPPFSVGETKPLRAPGRREIGHGALAERAMLPVLPPKEQFPYVIRVVSEVLSSNGSTSMGSVCGSTLALMDAGVPISKPVSGAAMGLIKEGDEVRVLTDIQGIEDFLGDMDFKVAGTDKGITALQMDMKISGLSLDIISQAIEQAKAARLHILEKMLQTIDQPRPQMSPYAPRLLTIRIDPDMIGLVIGPGGKTIKGITEETGAKIDIEDDGTVTVSAVDETKAKKARLIIQGMTRKLNEGDVYAGKVTRIIPIGAFVEFLPSKEGMIHISQLADYRVGKVEDEVTVGDEVIVKVREIDNKGRINLTRLGIHPEQATAAREAAAVNR, encoded by the coding sequence ATGGGAGAATTTGAGAAGTCAATATCCTTTGACGGACGGGATATTCGACTGAAGGTTGGTCATTTAGCTCCCCAGGCTGGTGGCTCGGTGTTGATAGAATCTGGGGACACAACAGTTTTGGTGACGGCTACGCGATCACAAGCCAGAGAGGGCATTGATTTTCTTCCGTTGACAGTAGATTACGAAGAAAGACTGTATGCGGCAGGTAGGATTCCCGGAGGAATAATGCGGCGAGAAGGTCGTCCGCCAGAAAAAACAACTCTCACTAGTCGTTTAATTGACCGTCCACTACGTCCTTTGTTCCCGTCTTGGTTGCGAGACGATTTGCAAATTGTTGCGCTGACACTCTCGATGGATGAGTTGGTGCCACCTGATGTGCTAGCAGTCACAGGTGCTTCGATCGCCACCTTAATGGCAAAAATACCATTTAACGGACCAATGGCGGCAGTGCGTGTCGGGTTAGTAGGAGATGATTTTATCATTAACCCGACCTATGCAGAAATTCAAGCTGGGGACCTAGATTTGATCGTTGCTGGTTCACCAGAAGGCGTGATCATGGTGGAAGCAGGAGCAAATCAACTCTCAGAAAGAGACATTATCGAAGCAATTGAATTTGGCTACGAAGCCGTACAGGATCTGATTAGGGCGCAGCAAGATTTGATGGCTGAAATTGGTATAGAAATTCCACACGAAGAGCCACCAGAGGTAGACTCAACGCTGGAAAACTATATACGCGATCGCGCTGTTGTTGAAATTAAGGAAATTCTGTCACAATTTGATTTTGACAAAACACAGCGCGATACAGCTTTAGATGCAGTCAAGGAATCGATTAAAGCTGCGATCGCAGAACTTAGCGAAGAAGATTCTGTCCGCGTTGCCGCATTGGCAAATAGTAAGGCTCTTGATAATACCTTCAAAGACCTTACTAAAAAGCTGATGCGCCGTCAAATCATCGAAGATAATGTTCGCGTTGACGGTCGTAAGCTTGATGAAGTACGTCCTGTATCTTGTGATGTTGACATTTTGCCCAAGCGAGTCCACGGTAGCGGTCTATTTAACCGGGGATTAACTCAGGTGCTATCTGCTTGCACTCTTGGTACACCAGGAGATGCTCAATCACTGGCTGATGACTTACAACAAGATCAACATAAGCGTTACCTGCACCATTACAATTTTCCACCGTTCTCCGTTGGGGAAACAAAACCCTTACGTGCACCAGGACGTCGGGAAATAGGTCACGGAGCACTGGCAGAAAGAGCAATGCTACCCGTATTACCGCCCAAAGAACAATTTCCCTACGTGATTCGGGTGGTATCGGAAGTGCTTTCTTCCAACGGTTCCACCTCAATGGGTTCAGTGTGCGGTTCGACACTGGCATTGATGGATGCAGGCGTACCCATTTCCAAACCCGTTAGTGGTGCTGCAATGGGTTTGATAAAAGAAGGCGACGAAGTCCGAGTCCTGACTGACATTCAGGGTATAGAAGACTTTTTGGGCGATATGGACTTTAAAGTTGCCGGGACAGACAAAGGCATAACCGCCCTACAAATGGATATGAAAATATCCGGTCTATCCTTGGATATAATTTCCCAAGCGATCGAGCAAGCCAAAGCAGCACGGTTGCATATTCTGGAGAAAATGCTTCAGACAATCGATCAACCGCGCCCTCAAATGTCACCTTATGCCCCACGTCTGTTGACTATCCGGATTGATCCAGACATGATTGGTCTGGTGATTGGACCAGGAGGCAAGACGATTAAGGGTATCACCGAAGAGACCGGTGCTAAAATAGATATAGAAGATGATGGCACAGTGACGGTTTCTGCTGTGGATGAAACCAAGGCTAAGAAAGCACGGCTCATCATCCAAGGCATGACAAGAAAGCTCAATGAAGGTGATGTCTACGCAGGGAAAGTTACACGAATTATACCAATAGGTGCTTTTGTGGAATTTCTTCCTAGCAAGGAAGGGATGATCCACATTTCCCAACTGGCTGACTACCGTGTTGGCAAAGTTGAGGACGAAGTCACAGTTGGTGATGAAGTGATTGTAAAAGTGCGAGAAATTGATAACAAAGGCAGAATTAACCTTACCCGCCTGGGTATTCACCCAGAGCAAGCAACTGCAGCGCGAGAAGCTGCAGCAGTCAATCGGTAA
- a CDS encoding alpha/beta fold hydrolase has product MPIRQTLSKPDIQLSYLEWNQGQEPLLVLHGLADNALVWSSLGDDLAPDYHIVAPDMRGHGESDKPEKDYSFESAIKDLEALMDSLGWSSAHVVAHSWTGKLAVIWARINPQRLRSMVLVDPIFIWKIPSFFKVTFPVLYQFLSFLKGMGPFATYDQAQQQACQLNQFQGWSPLQQQVFQASIEQKTDGTWGSKFTIAARDRIFEEVMLCPGFTAPIYIPTLFVQPEKGLNRKDWQLQPYKTNLKNLRVCQVPGNHWPFLTQPEAFNQTVKAFLQEHRF; this is encoded by the coding sequence ATGCCAATACGTCAAACCTTATCGAAACCTGATATCCAACTTTCTTATTTAGAGTGGAACCAAGGTCAAGAACCTTTACTGGTATTACACGGTTTAGCCGACAACGCCCTAGTTTGGTCGAGCCTAGGAGATGACTTAGCCCCAGATTACCATATAGTCGCGCCAGATATGCGCGGTCATGGTGAGAGTGACAAACCAGAGAAAGATTATAGTTTTGAGAGTGCGATCAAAGACTTAGAAGCACTGATGGATAGCTTGGGATGGTCATCTGCTCATGTTGTCGCGCACTCCTGGACAGGTAAACTAGCTGTTATATGGGCAAGGATTAATCCGCAGCGTTTACGGAGTATGGTTCTGGTCGATCCCATTTTTATTTGGAAAATACCCAGCTTTTTTAAGGTTACTTTTCCCGTTTTGTACCAATTTTTATCCTTTCTCAAAGGTATGGGACCATTTGCGACTTACGATCAAGCCCAACAGCAAGCGTGTCAGTTAAATCAGTTTCAAGGATGGAGTCCCTTACAACAGCAAGTTTTTCAAGCAAGTATTGAACAAAAAACCGATGGGACTTGGGGTAGTAAATTTACCATCGCAGCTCGCGATAGAATTTTTGAGGAAGTGATGCTCTGTCCCGGTTTTACAGCCCCCATTTATATCCCCACCTTGTTTGTGCAGCCAGAAAAAGGACTTAACCGTAAAGATTGGCAACTCCAACCTTACAAAACTAATTTAAAAAATTTACGCGTTTGTCAAGTTCCTGGTAATCATTGGCCTTTTTTAACACAGCCTGAGGCGTTTAACCAAACTGTGAAAGCTTTTTTGCAAGAGCATAGATTTTAA
- the pds gene encoding 15-cis-phytoene desaturase has product MRVAIAGAGLAGLSCAKYLTDAGHTPIILESRDVLGGLVAAWKDKDGDWYETGLHIFFGAYPNMLQLIKELGIEDRLQWKEHTMIFNQPNNPGTYSRFDFPDVPAPLNGIVAILRNNDMLTWPEKIRFGIGLLPAMILGQRYVEEMDKYSWSEWMKKQKIPPRVEKEVFIAMSKALNFINPDEISATILLTALNRFLQEKNGSKMAFLDGSPTERLCQPIVDHITARGGEVRLNAPLKEIVLNDDGTVKHFVIRGLNGAEDEVFTADAYVSAMSVDVMKILVPTPWKQIEFFQKLEGLEGVPVINLQLWFDRKLTKIDHLLFSRSPLLSVYADMSNTCREYANPDRSMLELVLAPAKDWIAKSDEEILQATIAELEKLFPDDFTGDNRAKLLKYHVVKTPRSVYTATPGRQDYRPSQVTPIANFYLAGSYTMQRYLGSMEGAVLSGKLTAQAIVRNTAEGFSEGKPLPRFEETSQTPEKALGR; this is encoded by the coding sequence ATGCGAGTAGCGATCGCGGGAGCGGGTTTAGCAGGGCTTTCCTGTGCGAAATATCTCACAGATGCAGGGCACACTCCTATTATCTTGGAAAGCCGAGACGTGTTGGGGGGGTTAGTAGCAGCGTGGAAAGACAAAGATGGCGACTGGTATGAAACAGGGCTGCATATCTTCTTTGGGGCATATCCCAATATGTTGCAGCTGATCAAAGAATTGGGGATTGAAGACAGATTGCAGTGGAAAGAACACACCATGATCTTCAACCAGCCCAACAATCCAGGAACTTACAGTCGCTTTGATTTTCCAGACGTGCCAGCGCCTTTGAATGGCATAGTAGCTATTCTGCGGAATAACGATATGCTTACATGGCCAGAAAAAATTCGCTTTGGTATCGGATTGCTACCAGCGATGATTCTGGGACAACGGTACGTGGAAGAGATGGACAAATACTCTTGGTCGGAATGGATGAAAAAACAAAAGATTCCGCCACGAGTAGAAAAAGAAGTTTTTATCGCCATGTCTAAGGCGTTGAACTTCATAAATCCTGATGAAATTTCGGCAACAATTCTTTTAACAGCTCTGAATCGGTTTTTGCAAGAAAAGAATGGCTCAAAAATGGCTTTTCTAGACGGTTCCCCAACAGAACGTCTGTGTCAGCCAATCGTTGATCACATCACCGCACGGGGTGGAGAAGTGCGGTTGAATGCACCGCTTAAAGAAATTGTGCTGAATGACGATGGCACAGTCAAGCATTTCGTGATTCGGGGATTGAATGGGGCAGAAGATGAAGTATTTACGGCTGATGCTTACGTATCGGCAATGTCGGTTGACGTGATGAAGATTTTGGTACCTACACCCTGGAAACAAATTGAATTTTTCCAAAAATTGGAAGGTTTAGAGGGTGTACCAGTGATAAACTTGCAGCTATGGTTTGACCGTAAACTTACTAAAATTGACCACCTGCTCTTCTCGCGATCGCCCCTGCTCAGTGTTTATGCCGATATGAGTAATACCTGCCGCGAATACGCCAATCCCGACCGATCAATGCTGGAATTAGTTTTAGCTCCAGCAAAAGATTGGATTGCAAAATCTGATGAAGAAATTTTGCAAGCAACTATTGCTGAACTAGAAAAATTGTTTCCTGACGACTTTACGGGAGACAATCGAGCAAAGCTGTTGAAATATCATGTCGTGAAGACGCCACGCTCAGTGTACACAGCAACACCTGGTCGTCAAGATTACCGTCCCTCACAAGTGACCCCCATTGCTAACTTTTATTTAGCAGGCAGTTACACAATGCAACGTTACTTGGGGAGTATGGAAGGTGCCGTACTTTCTGGTAAGCTGACAGCGCAGGCGATCGTCCGTAATACAGCCGAGGGATTTTCTGAAGGAAAACCCCTTCCTCGTTTCGAGGAAACAAGCCAAACGCCTGAAAAAGCTTTGGGTCGGTAG
- the crtB gene encoding 15-cis-phytoene synthase CrtB → MLQLPDSIPRMKIPVSVDESYKLCRQLIVKYSTTFYIGTLLVDKPKRKHIWAIYAWCRRTDELVDGPASAITTPETLDLWEQQLESIFAGQPLDSIDVALVDTIQRFPIDIQPFRDMIAGQRMDLYRSRYETFEELHLYCYRVAGTVGLMSTAVMGVDTSTNTAPWNCHQQPYIPTEEAITLGIAHQLANILRDVGEDARRGRIYIPQEDLARFNYTEQDLFKGVVDDRWRSLMRFQIARARQFYAKAEKGISYLSADARLPVWASLMHYSRILNIIERNDYNVFTRRAYVPQWQKLRALPAAWLRAQVL, encoded by the coding sequence ATGCTGCAACTGCCTGATTCCATCCCTCGCATGAAAATACCGGTCTCTGTGGACGAGTCCTACAAACTCTGTCGCCAGCTTATAGTCAAGTATTCCACGACTTTTTACATCGGCACTTTGCTGGTTGACAAGCCAAAGCGCAAACACATTTGGGCAATTTATGCTTGGTGTCGCCGTACAGACGAACTCGTGGATGGTCCCGCATCTGCTATAACGACACCAGAAACTTTGGATCTGTGGGAACAGCAACTGGAATCGATTTTTGCTGGACAGCCATTAGATAGTATTGATGTCGCTTTGGTGGATACTATTCAGCGTTTCCCGATAGATATTCAGCCGTTTCGGGATATGATTGCTGGTCAGCGTATGGACTTATACCGAAGTCGCTACGAAACCTTTGAGGAGTTACACCTTTACTGTTACCGCGTTGCTGGGACAGTCGGTTTGATGTCAACAGCAGTGATGGGGGTTGACACCTCCACAAACACGGCTCCGTGGAATTGCCATCAACAGCCGTATATCCCCACAGAAGAAGCGATTACTCTGGGAATAGCCCATCAACTCGCCAATATTCTACGAGATGTCGGGGAGGATGCAAGGCGGGGGCGGATTTATATTCCCCAAGAAGACTTGGCGCGCTTTAACTACACAGAGCAAGACCTGTTTAAAGGAGTGGTGGATGATCGCTGGCGATCGCTAATGCGCTTTCAAATTGCACGGGCACGCCAATTTTACGCCAAAGCAGAAAAGGGAATCTCTTACCTATCTGCCGATGCTCGCTTACCTGTATGGGCATCTTTGATGCATTACAGTCGAATTTTGAATATCATTGAACGCAACGATTACAATGTCTTCACTCGACGTGCTTACGTGCCTCAATGGCAAAAGTTACGTGCTTTGCCAGCTGCATGGTTACGAGCACAAGTCTTATGA
- a CDS encoding ABC transporter substrate-binding protein — MQKINAAFALALTTLAVGFLAAACDTAPPNSSTGNTTSPSPGGGSTTTATSGNGLKIGSLLPATGDLSSIGQQIIPSVPLLVETVNACGGVNGEPVTLVQVDDQTDPKAGAAGMTKLATVDRVAGVVGSFASSVSTAAVSIAAQNKVMLISPGSTSPVFTEQAKQGKYQGFWARTVPPDSYQGPAIAALANKRGYKKVSTVVINNDYGVGFEKAFVQAFEKSGGTIVNKNNPVRYDPKATTFDTEASAAFAGKPDAVLGVFYVETGSLLLKAAYQQGLLQGVQVMLTDGMKSNEFPGQVGKTSDGKYIVSGVIGTVPGSNGKALEALNKLWQSKRGGAPGEFAPQGWDAAALLALAAQAAKQNTGEGIASKIREVSSGSGTEVTDVCEGLKLLKEGKKINYQGASGNVDVDQNGDVIGIYDVWTVGDDGKIKTIDKVSPK, encoded by the coding sequence ATGCAAAAGATAAACGCTGCCTTTGCTCTGGCTTTGACAACCCTAGCAGTTGGTTTCCTAGCAGCTGCTTGCGATACAGCTCCCCCAAACAGTTCAACAGGCAATACCACAAGTCCCAGCCCAGGAGGAGGCTCAACAACAACAGCTACTAGTGGTAATGGGTTGAAAATTGGTTCCCTGCTACCAGCGACTGGTGACTTGTCTTCCATTGGACAGCAGATTATACCCTCAGTCCCCTTGCTTGTGGAAACTGTCAACGCTTGCGGTGGCGTGAACGGTGAACCTGTGACTCTTGTTCAGGTAGATGACCAAACTGATCCTAAAGCTGGTGCTGCTGGTATGACCAAATTGGCAACTGTAGATAGAGTTGCAGGTGTTGTTGGTTCCTTTGCCAGCAGCGTTTCTACTGCTGCTGTCTCAATTGCGGCTCAAAATAAAGTTATGCTGATTTCTCCCGGTAGTACCAGCCCCGTATTTACTGAACAGGCAAAACAAGGTAAATATCAAGGATTTTGGGCACGTACTGTTCCACCTGATAGCTATCAGGGGCCAGCTATAGCCGCACTTGCTAATAAAAGAGGCTATAAAAAAGTTTCTACCGTCGTCATAAATAACGACTATGGCGTCGGCTTTGAAAAAGCATTTGTGCAAGCTTTTGAAAAATCGGGGGGAACTATTGTTAATAAAAACAACCCTGTCCGCTACGATCCAAAAGCAACTACCTTTGATACTGAAGCCTCTGCTGCTTTTGCTGGTAAGCCTGATGCAGTCCTTGGGGTTTTCTACGTAGAGACAGGCAGTTTGCTGCTAAAAGCAGCGTACCAGCAAGGTTTGCTGCAAGGAGTGCAGGTGATGCTGACAGATGGAATGAAGTCAAATGAGTTTCCAGGACAAGTCGGCAAAACCAGTGATGGTAAATATATCGTATCTGGAGTGATTGGTACAGTACCAGGTTCTAACGGTAAAGCGTTAGAAGCTCTAAATAAACTGTGGCAATCTAAAAGAGGAGGCGCACCAGGTGAATTCGCTCCTCAAGGCTGGGACGCAGCCGCCTTGCTAGCACTAGCAGCACAAGCTGCTAAGCAGAATACAGGTGAAGGCATAGCCAGTAAAATCCGCGAAGTTTCCAGTGGTTCTGGTACAGAAGTAACTGATGTGTGTGAGGGACTGAAGTTATTGAAAGAAGGTAAAAAAATTAATTACCAAGGAGCTAGTGGTAACGTAGATGTTGACCAAAACGGCGATGTGATCGGTATCTACGATGTCTGGACAGTTGGGGACGACGGTAAAATCAAGACGATTGATAAAGTTAGCCCGAAGTAA
- a CDS encoding uroporphyrinogen-III synthase — MLTPTVQLPLYGKRIIVTAPRNYAARLSQQLINQGGMPFVMPTIETCSLENFTELDAALQHIDAFDWIAFTSRNGINAFFQRLEDLEINPLVLTNICFCAIGLDAEKLAALGVKVDLVPKEPSPAGVIAELAKIPDIAHKNILVPVPEVVGVPEPDVIPNFVAGLKKLGMKVTRVPTYRTRCLDKDIYEVELNLIQQGKIDVIAFSSTAEVTGFLQMVDSKRDYEHCAISPWLDATRIACFGPYTAANAKKLGLNVSIVAQDYSSFAGFAEAIALSARSANALWAQQ; from the coding sequence CTGCTTACTCCAACCGTACAACTGCCCTTATACGGTAAGCGAATCATCGTTACCGCACCCCGTAATTATGCCGCCAGGTTATCTCAACAACTCATTAACCAAGGTGGTATGCCGTTTGTGATGCCAACCATTGAAACTTGTTCACTAGAAAACTTTACAGAGTTAGATGCTGCACTGCAACATATCGATGCATTTGATTGGATTGCTTTTACCAGTAGAAACGGTATCAATGCTTTTTTCCAACGTCTAGAAGATTTGGAGATCAACCCCCTTGTTTTGACAAATATATGTTTTTGTGCTATAGGATTAGACGCAGAAAAATTAGCAGCTTTGGGAGTCAAAGTCGATTTAGTACCGAAAGAACCCAGCCCAGCAGGAGTTATTGCTGAATTGGCTAAAATTCCAGATATTGCTCATAAAAATATACTTGTCCCAGTTCCAGAAGTTGTAGGCGTCCCAGAACCCGATGTGATTCCAAACTTTGTTGCAGGATTAAAAAAATTGGGCATGAAGGTAACCCGTGTACCAACTTATAGGACGCGGTGTTTAGATAAAGATATTTATGAGGTTGAGTTAAATCTGATTCAGCAAGGCAAAATAGATGTCATTGCCTTTAGCAGTACTGCGGAAGTAACAGGTTTTTTGCAAATGGTTGACTCGAAAAGAGATTATGAACATTGTGCGATAAGCCCTTGGCTTGACGCTACGCGTATCGCTTGCTTTGGACCCTACACCGCAGCAAATGCAAAGAAATTGGGCTTAAATGTCTCAATAGTTGCTCAGGATTATAGTTCATTTGCGGGGTTTGCTGAGGCGATTGCGCTAAGCGCACGCTCCGCGAACGCCCTTTGGGCACAGCAATAA